The following proteins are co-located in the Stigmatella aurantiaca genome:
- a CDS encoding helix-turn-helix domain-containing protein — protein sequence MTGAEAAERRKALGYTQAALAKLLGTSSPTMARWEAAESAPEALTRALGSLAPSPGGGRGPYRRAAAGKAPPEAPSASPARQRRREGLTPPPVPKARRKPAQAPPPLPVRLPPASEVQEAEAVGAVLLEDMSAHAERVAELLGLEDATRHARRVLPPPRYPVAACQRCPWKRCPVPLVAAPAEGCCLWR from the coding sequence ATGACGGGCGCCGAAGCAGCCGAGCGGCGTAAGGCGCTGGGCTACACACAGGCTGCCCTGGCCAAGCTGCTGGGCACCTCCTCCCCCACCATGGCGCGGTGGGAGGCGGCCGAGTCCGCGCCAGAGGCGCTCACCCGGGCCCTGGGGAGCCTCGCCCCCTCGCCTGGGGGTGGACGGGGGCCGTACCGGCGCGCTGCCGCCGGGAAAGCCCCGCCAGAGGCCCCCAGCGCCTCGCCAGCGCGCCAGCGGCGGCGGGAGGGCCTGACACCGCCCCCCGTCCCGAAGGCGCGCAGGAAGCCCGCCCAGGCTCCGCCGCCCTTGCCGGTAAGGCTGCCCCCGGCTTCCGAGGTGCAGGAGGCGGAGGCCGTGGGCGCGGTGCTGCTCGAGGACATGAGCGCGCACGCTGAGCGCGTGGCGGAGCTGCTGGGCCTGGAGGACGCCACACGCCACGCCCGGAGGGTGCTGCCTCCCCCTCGTTACCCGGTGGCGGCCTGCCAGCGCTGCCCGTGGAAGCGCTGCCCCGTGCCGCTCGTGGCGGCCCCGGCCGAGGGGTGCTGCCTATGGCGTTAG
- a CDS encoding DNA adenine methylase, which produces MRGEPLKAPFPWFGGKSRAASLIWEGFGDVPNYVEPFAGSLAVLLARPTTPRVETVNDLDHYVANFWRALSQAPEEVARHADNPVSEVELHAWHRWLVANGEFRTRMEKDPLHFDALVAGRWVWGISQWIGSGWCSAPQWKGRAHPGNGMRGIHGRRARDHSKDVEYAKRPRLTTANGVHRRRLQEPGGAGDGAAPPVLTPWQQKPDLAGSRGAAGRGVHASGRRNQALLEWMEQLAARLRYVRVCCGDWKRVLTPAATTQIGVTAVLLDPPYAHDAGRDPALYAHDAADVSREVREWALAHGEDPKLRIALCGYEGEHDMPPTWRCVAWKAAGGYSAARGDGANAERERVWFSPHCLRARQADLFESRRATP; this is translated from the coding sequence ATGCGCGGCGAGCCGTTGAAGGCGCCCTTCCCATGGTTCGGCGGCAAGAGCCGCGCGGCCTCCCTCATCTGGGAGGGCTTCGGGGACGTGCCCAACTACGTGGAGCCGTTCGCGGGCTCGCTGGCGGTTCTCCTCGCACGGCCCACGACGCCGCGCGTGGAGACGGTCAACGACCTCGACCACTACGTGGCCAACTTCTGGCGGGCCCTCTCCCAGGCCCCCGAGGAGGTGGCGCGGCACGCGGACAACCCCGTCTCTGAGGTGGAACTCCACGCGTGGCACCGCTGGTTGGTGGCCAACGGGGAGTTCCGCACGCGAATGGAGAAAGACCCGCTCCACTTCGATGCGCTCGTGGCCGGGCGCTGGGTGTGGGGAATCTCCCAGTGGATTGGCTCCGGGTGGTGCTCCGCCCCTCAGTGGAAGGGCCGCGCGCACCCGGGCAACGGGATGCGCGGCATCCACGGGAGGCGTGCGAGGGACCACAGCAAGGACGTGGAGTACGCCAAGCGCCCAAGGTTGACGACGGCCAACGGCGTCCACCGCAGGCGCCTGCAAGAGCCAGGTGGCGCTGGCGACGGTGCCGCGCCGCCCGTGCTCACGCCCTGGCAGCAAAAGCCCGACCTCGCGGGCAGCCGGGGCGCGGCTGGGCGCGGCGTGCATGCCAGCGGGCGGCGCAACCAAGCGCTGCTGGAATGGATGGAGCAGCTTGCGGCGCGGCTCCGGTACGTGCGCGTCTGCTGCGGCGACTGGAAGCGCGTGCTGACGCCTGCCGCCACGACCCAGATAGGCGTGACGGCGGTGTTGCTGGACCCCCCTTATGCCCACGATGCGGGGCGGGACCCGGCCCTCTACGCCCACGACGCGGCAGACGTGAGCCGGGAGGTGCGCGAGTGGGCCCTGGCTCACGGCGAGGACCCGAAGCTGCGGATTGCCCTGTGTGGCTACGAGGGCGAGCACGACATGCCGCCCACCTGGCGGTGCGTGGCGTGGAAGGCAGCCGGCGGGTACTCGGCGGCGCGCGGCGACGGCGCCAACGCCGAGCGTGAGCGGGTGTGGTTCTCGCCGCACTGCCTGCGAGCTCGCCAGGCGGACCTCTTCGAGTCCCGGAGGGCCACGCCATGA